AATTAAGATACTAAAGTTTCTATCAAGTTCTAAATTTAGAATATACATTCTCATTTAATTTTGCATAGCTCAGTATCCAGAGATGAGGGCAAtgcattttagtatttttatttgtattaatatattattctAAATTAGAGATTCACCATGGAAAATGATGATTTAATACTGTAATGAATCAAAGGCACAAATACATTTGTATAACAACAGAACAAGTTGAAATTCTAATGCGATTTTAAAACTCAATGGTCTTGCTTTCTGACAAGAGTTTTTAACATTATTTACTGTAAAAATAGAAGAATTGGCCCTTAGAATGCATCACTATGCTTAATTGTATAAAATCAGACATTAATGCAAAGTTTCTAAAATGGCATTATCTAACTAGTTCTATTTCTTATCAGATTTGGATTCAGATAATCAAATTATATAGCAGATAACAATGTTCTTTTCTCACTAAAGAGTAATCCAAAGAGATCTAAAGAGATTACTTTTGAAAAACAACACTACAACTGTTTTATATTTGATGATGATCTTCTGAGTTTAATCCCCAGAAGAGAATAATAAATATGTCAATAGCTTTCCATAGTGCTGAATGATTAATGAGATATTAGGCAAATAAACTTCCCTTTCTTAAATGACTATTCAATTcccttcttatttcttttaaattaaacccATGTTTGTGTTATTACTTATTAGCATACTTTTCCCTATAGTGGAAATTCCTACTTTTCTTACCATGCAACTTCAGATAAGGCGTTTACCATGCAACTTTAAGTAAGGCCTTCAACAGTATCTTAGTATGAAAAATGGTAACATTAGATACTCCCCAAAActgaaatattaagaaaatttaaatatcttCCCAAAGGTTGGCAAAATGTCTGGAGgatggagaaattttaaaaaagattaggaaactgagttAAAACATATAGTACAGTAAACATAAAGgtaaaaagggaagaaatgagaAATACTGACCCTTAACCAATATCCACATATTAAAGCTAAGTAAAATAATCATCTACTCACATGTGAGAAAGGTGTTAGCTAAAGGAAAAATGAACTGCAGCTGTATTCATGTAATAGTACAACAAAACAGTTTTTAATATGATTATGTCATGTATTCAGTAGCAAGAAATAAGGCAGGGAAAGAAGGagataagagagagaaagagaaaagaaaggaacttcCTAACTAAAAACCAAGCTAAACCAAGCCTCTTCTGGCTCTATAATGATTGTCAGTCAAGACAGAATCTAAATCATCTATTTAATTTGTTGGATATTTACTTTCATGTTTGAGAGTGGGATACAAtagagctacttttttttttcagtttgcacCTTGGATGAAGGACCATAAAGACAATCTGAATTATAGTGTAGCAGAATAAAAGGTTTTTGTTCACAGGAGCTCCTATCTCTATTTTCAGAGGAAAAACACTAATATTTATgggtgtttttttgtgtgtgccaagttgcttgtcgtgtctgaccttttgcgaccctatgaactgtagccttccaagttcctctgttcatgggattctccaggcaaaaatactggaatgggttgccatgccctcctcccggggtaCTTAAGGTACATGGAGCTCTATTTTACCCACACAAAGGACCCCAAGCTACATCCCTTCAACGTTTTTAGATAAGGTATAATCAAATAGGACTATGACCCTGTGATTCTTCTCTGTAACCCACACCATATCTCACTCGAAGAATGAACCTGCAcagatgactggtttgatctaaaGGTTTGCATATCAGATAGAGAAAGCACATACATATCGCTTATTAATTTTTAGCTTCTTTAGAAAAGTTGCTGTTGTCTGCAAAACTTGGCTTTTCTTATTTATACCCCTGTCTGATCCACTGATGGTATTTGTACATGTCCCAGTAACGACCCTTCCATCTCCTGTAACCTAAACCTAAACAGGTAGAGGGGTTCAAGAAGTAACAGAGATGATGTACATTCTAAATagcaaagaaatgaacaaatttgaATTAATACAGTTACAATATAAGAGTTATCATGTACTTTACAGATTATTAAATACcaatgatacagtgttgaaaactCTATAACAATACATCTTAATTTTACTTGTTCACATATGCAATTTCAATATATTGATATCTAATATTAAGAATTGAAGTTTGAATAAATCACTTCTCATAGAAACAGATTAAAATTCACATCAAATTATTTCTCTGTTATATACCTACAAGCTATTTTTGCTGCATTCCTAATAAACAGCTCATTGTTTGAACTTGTAATAATTAGATAACACTGGAACTCTTAAATCAAAaataaaccaacaaacaaaattcTCTAGTTCTTATTAGCTACTGAATTCCTTaacattatttacatttttctccagagtggaatatttaaattttcctaTTAAATTAAACAAACACGAACAATATTAAAGTAGGTCAGAGTGAAGCCATTTAAATTACGTTGACAACAGCACCCCATCTCCTGCAGTTGTTTCTGAGTCCTGACTGTGGTTAGAGCTGATACCAGTGTCTGAGTCCGTGTCATTGGTATACATGTTAAATATTCTTTGAGTAAAAGGAGAAACCACTCCATTGCTGGTGGGCACCTCGGATTCCTTTCCTCTGGTTTCCTTCAGCTCGCATTCATCTGCATTGCTGATATGAAGGGAATTGAACTCCTTGGCGAGGAGCTCATATTCCTTAGCTTTCATCTGAAGCAATGAGTCACTGTATTTAATCTCTTTCTGGATGCCACTCAAGTGAGAGTGAATTTTCAAACCAGCTTTCATGCTTTTCTCCAAATCACACCTAACACTCTCTAAATTAGAGCTTTCAAGTTCACTGGCAGCTGCCCCTTCTGCATCTTCATTTATCTCCATGCAAacactttttacttctttttctatttcggCAGAGAGCTTATCAATGAGCTTTCTGTAGTAGATCAGTCGTTCCTCCAGCTGTACAATTCCATCACTTTCCCTCAGGTCCTCCAGAATCTGCCTTTCATCATATTCCAAGCCTAGTTTTTGCTCAACTTCATTGAAACTGGGCATCATATATGCATCCTGGACATAATTTTCACCATTATTTTCCACCCGATCAAGATGAAATTTAGCTTCACACTTTTCAATTTCCAGATCCAGCTCTTTCATTCTCTTGACTTGTTGATTAATAGTGTGATCCTGGGAAATAATCAGATGAACTAATGTCTCCATACTATCTCGCTCTTGGGAAACTGTGTCCTGCTTAATTTTAGCCAGTTTCCGGAAAGTTTTCCTGacaattcttttttgtttatctgGCGGTAATGTCTTCATATAATTTGCCGGGCTGAGCTCCCacagtttttctgtattttgcaCTAATTTGGCTTCAGCTGTCCGCCACAAGGGAACTGGaagaaaagcatctgctttaACCAAAACAAACTGCATATTAGGCTGCTCGTCTCCCCATGCTTTCCAAAGCTTCAGGATTCTAGTTAGGGGAGGAAGAACCCGTTCAGAGCCTCTCCACTTTTCTATGATGCAGTAATCACTGGGCTTTCCCAGAAGAAATCGTTTCTCCCCAAATGTAGTCTCGTGTTCCTCAAGCAAAGCCTGGATGACGTCAGCAGAGGTGGTGCGTTTGGTTAGCCCACAGACAATCTTCTCTTCTTGGCAAACCCAAACCACAATTTCCTTCTCTTCTGAATCCATTTCTTTAGTTGGGgatctaaaagaaaacaaagtacatTACACTACTGTCATCACTGTGTAAACTCAGAAAGATGGTTTAATTTTAATACCCTCTCTAAATTTTACCCTTAGTGAGAGATGCATTTTGAGGTGGGACTACATAAGAATCAGACATTTTATggtaataaagaaaatttaagaccATGAAaaatatcttagttttctttttaactccTATTGGGCTCTGGAACAAGCAAATTGCCGTCAAAGATAATGAAGGCTATTTTATCTTTAGAAAGCCAGACACAATATAACTGGAGTTAGAATTGCCAGAGTTAAGACAATAATCAAAGTGGTGATGAATAAGAGGTAGAATACGactattctggggcttcccagggtggtcctagtggtaaagaacctgtctgccaatgcaggagatgtatgagatgccggttcaattcctgggtcaggaagattgcttgGAGGAGCatgtggcaacctactccagtattctagcctggagactcccatgggcagaagagctacagttcataggttcACAAACAGGaggacacaactgatgtgacttagcacgcacacacaagaCTATTCTGCTGGAGACATAGGGCTAGGAAATAACCATGAAAATGTAAACGGAATGTTATTAGAGTAAAAGAGTTGAAAATACTCCACTATTGAAATTAGTGATTATTTCATCCTGCAAATATTTACTGTATGCCAACCATGTGCCAGATATGTCTGAAGATGCTAAAGATATAGCAATaagcaaaggagacaaggatgTGGACATAAATGTGTAATTAATATAAGATAGCGGTAAATGCTAGGAAGAGAATTAAAGAGGGTGAAGTGATAGAGAATGACTTGGAAGAAGGAGAGGTCTACTTTATTTAGAGAGCTCGGGAGGGACTTCTCTAAGAAGGTGACATGTGAATAGGAATAAAGTCACACAGTCAGTAGTGACAGAGTGAAGATTCAACCTAAGTAAAAAAGCTGACTGGAGAGTACTTTTAACTGATGCATTGTAAAGACAAGTTTACGAGTTTAATGGCTTAGACATGTGGattaaattggaagaaaaatcaTAAACTACTTCTTACAGAGGAACTCTACCACACAAATTAGCCTTTGATAGCAGTGGAACCATAGTGCCTCATAAGAGCACCCAACTGGTCAAGGAAGGACATTTCCCAATAGCCAGCCTTGGAGAAAAGTATGTGGAAATGTATTACCTTCTATGCCTTTTTCTTATTAATCTTGTTCCTGCTTTCATTCAGCAATAAAGGATTTTGACTGGCCTGGATGCCTCCCTCAGCTGACAAAACCCTCATAAATATAAAAGCCCCACTGCTAACTCCTTAGAGTAATCTTCACATCCTGTTCCATTTTCTAgatggaaaacatcagttctgGGTCTGTAGCTAAGGATGACAGGACTTATAAACGCTTCAGCTCTACACTGCAGCTGTGAAGAAGACTGGGAAACAGGGATCAGGGAGTCTTTATGTACGATAGAATAATAATGACGTACATGAGAATTCTCCAATTCTTCCATGATCCCTGCTCTAATTGGGATTCTCTTGTTTTGGAAGGAGCAAGTGCTTATATGTTATGGCTTCCACTAGATACCTGATAGTTTTCAGCTCATGTGGATGATATAACCCTAACAGTCATTATGCACAATCAAGAAAGATAAATTATTTCCATATTACATATGAGAAATTGAGTGCCTTTATTAATAGTCTCACAGGCTAACTGGTTCCAAACACTTTAAAAAGTTTGCTCTAAatgtccttttattttcttgagtcaATATTCTCTAAATATTTTGAGGAATTTTTATTACCATCATTCAAACCAGgcaattttcaaaacttttaccaCTTGCCTGAGCATGTTTTAAAGTAATGACCATTCTTCATTGAATGTAGGCAGTAAATCTTCCATATCTAGTTGGTATAAGCTTCATTATGTTTAATTCTACTTTGTAGCAGGCTTAGGATTTTGCAAACTATGCTTATTTTATAGTATGGCTCCAATTGAGTTtctatttactcattcatttaataaatatttgctgagcatcTCTTCAGTGGTTGATACCATCATGGAAATGTAGATCATAGAAATATGTGTATGATTTATAAAGCATttgctgtttagttactaagtcatgttggCCTCTTTTAccgcccatggactatagcccgccaggctcctctgtccatgggatttcccaggcaagaatactggagtgagtggccatttccttctccagggtatattcctgatccagggatagacttgtctcttgcatctcctgcattggcaggtggattcttttaccacagagtcccctgggaagcccaatatatagtATACTACATCTATAATTACATAGTatgaaagtgtgttagttgctcagtcatgtcagactctttgtgaccccatggactgtggcctgctaggctcctctgtccatgggatttcccaggcaagaatactggagtggattgccatttcttcttctaggGTATTCTGACCCAGGACtggaatccaggtttcctgcattgcaggtggactctttaccatctaagccacctatatatacataatatatactaCATAATTATTTAGTACATATTATGACATTTCCCAtacatacactttaaaaaattacatatgtattttacaccttATTAAATTTGATATTATTGAATATATCCTAAGATTCTCATTAAGTATTGTTATGtttgggatcaagattgctgggagaaatatcaataacctcagatatgcagatgacaccatccttatggcagaaagtgaagagcctcttgatgaaggtgaaagaggagagtgaaaaagctggcttaaaactcaacattcaaaaaaccaatatcatggcatccaatcccatcacttcttggcaaacagatggggaaacaatgaaaacagtgacagattttattttcttgggctccaaaatcactgcagatggcgactgcagccatgaaattaaaagacgtttgctccatgatcaacctagacagcatattaaaaagcagagacattactttgccaacaaaggtccatacagtcaaagctatggttattccagtagtcatattcttggctggagaatcccatggacagagaagcctggtaggctacagtccatggggtcacaagagtcagacacgacttagaggctaaaccaccaccgccatgtttggatgtgagagttggaccataaacaaggctgagtgccaaagaattgatgcttttgaaatgtggtgttggagaagactcttgagagtcccttggactgcagggagatcaaatcagtcaatcctaaaggaaatcagtcaatcctaaaggaaatcagtcctgaatattcattggaagggctgatactgaagctgaaactccaatactgtggccacctgatgcaaagagccgactcattagaaaagatgggtgttgctgggaaacattgaaggctggaagagaaggggacgacaaaggatgagatggttggatggcatcactgactcaatggacatgagtttgagcaagctccaggagatggtgaagggcagggaatcctggcgtgctgcagtccatggggttgcaaagagttggacatgactgagagactgaataaaaacaacatgctctgtttatgttttcaaataGTTTATAATCACAAAATatgcttaaaaattatttacgtatataaaagaaaataaaaaacactcaTAGTACCACAGTATCCATTTTTATTTGacactttaaattcttttttgccTTCTGAAACATTAACAAGATTTACTTGTAAAGATCTGCAAAAAAGGAATAGTAGGAACAATACtagatattttataatatgattatatgttatatattatatatactatatatataaatatatatattttataatatgaatTCATCTTAATCTTCACTAACAATtcaatttcatttcattcttcttgaattctgaaaattatttttttctaatcttcTGTACTCATCACTGTAATActgcaatacacacacacacacacacacacacacacacacacacacatatacatacacatctgACTCACATTTCTTACAAGATTGCTTCAAATATCagataagagaaagaagaagagtgCTTTGAAAATTGTGGAAAATGTACTGGGTAAATATAGGTTATTAACACTAATGGTaaaattactgttattattacttAATGCTGAGAAGGGTATGGTATTATTCAGTAACATTATTGAGCTTGCTACAGTAGTTAAcagtattattttcaaaatattttcccatCTACCCCACAATATTTTTTCACCTGTTTTCAGCTGGTCAATATTTTTGCATGTACACTCCCAATATAACACAACTGTTTATCTaataaaaagatgtttaaaagGATCACTAATATAATATTTGGATCAGAGATGAGCTGAGAATCCTTTtaatctttctctgatttatagcTTTCTGATTTTAACACTGTGGTAATAAAGTTTATTACACTGAAAATAaatctatacatatatttatatttcatctgACTATTCTTCTATAACTATTTCATTATTCAGCTTTTGCCTTTTAGAGTATCTTCTTCagacaaataagaaaatttataTGCCAAATGAAACTCTTCAGTGACATGTGTTAGCCTCACAGGTACTTTTCCAGATTTATTCTGAAATAGAGTGAAAATTATATATGAGAATTTTTGCATTCACCCTGTATTCAATCATGAACTTAAAAATGTCTCCACTGATAATTAGTTTTAATACCACAAAACACACAGAATTAAGATGAGTTGGCTTGGAattacatatggaagttcatacAACTAAATATTTCTTCAACAAGATTCCATTGAGTAACTATGGTGCATAAAGCAGTAGGGAATAAATCAACTATTTAAATCTGGAAATCTTAAGTATTAAATAAGACATCTTAATGTCAAATTGAAGATCTACAACATAAGTATTTACAGAAAAAGGATTAAGTGTGaaggcagagaaaaataaagataaatagataATATTTGGCCATCATTATTAAGttgtacagaaaaaaaatgaacttggGGCCCAGGAGAATAATTCAAAAAATGACATTTCTTCCTAGTATGGTAGACATTGAAGTTTAATCGAGATTTGATGTATAAAATTTATCAGGACAAATATTTCATATTGagtccaactttaaaaaaaaataatcattaaaatgagaaattattaagaataattaCATTATAATATATGCTAAAACCAttgcttagtcacgtctgactctttgtgaccctgtggacagtagcccaccaggctcctctgtccatgggattgtccaggcaagaatacggagtgggttgccatttacccctccaggggatcttccccacccagggattgaatctgcatctcctgtggctcctgaactgcacgtggattcttcactgctgagtcacAGAGGAAGCCCGGTGAGGAATCCTGATCCATATACACAACAAAATACTTTCATCACAGCTTTgtctattcctttttttcttacatCTTGTGGGGAATCTAacagtaaaatatattaaaacaaaaataacaaataagtgAGACATTTCCAAAATAAGTGATGCAAGTTGGTATTCTACTTAATGGATTGCCAATGGAACTTTTTCTCCTTTCACCCTCATGGCCAGtctttatgattattattattaatcctgCCCAACTGGACTTCCCTCTGTTAGTCCCAGAACTGGTCCTAAAGAATATTGATAGCTGCATTAAGATACTATAGAAACACAAGTATTCAGAATAGGATTAATTTtagttcagggggaaaaaaaacaaacctgcatTCATAGATTTCATTAAGAAATAGTAAATCTTCCTTCTTCATTAAGAAATAGTATTTGAATATCTGACCATTACATGGGGAATGGACAGTGGGAAGAAAAGATGTGGGGAGGAAACGACAGAATAGAAGTGGCCAAGGAGACTAGGGCAGCACCAGGGCCATGGTGAGGGTTGGAAGTCAGCAGAAAGGGTTTCACTGTATTTCTCCCTTACTCCTTTGCAGGTTTATTCTGCCCTGTGACAGAGGAGACAACCAAAGACCAGAATTAGGAATGAAGGTTTTGAGACACCTTCAGTTTAGGAGAAGAAGTAGTCAAGATAATATCTGCAGTCTTTACAGGACCAAAGGAAAATTCTCAGAGATAACCAggggaaatgggaaaaaaaaaaaaaaaatctatcacttAGTTAAGGCTGTGGACAGCACAGGCATGTACGACATGCCTAGACAAGTTAGAAAGTGTCTTTAAAAATACACTTTGTCtttaaaattgtctttaaatttgtctttaaaatacactttaaaattgtttttagcaATAAAACTACACTAAATAGAACATTTTCTTGCTTTGGTTATTCAAAGGCACCCTGGAATATAATACTGTCTTGAAGTCACATTATTCAAATGAATTGGAATacaatactgtattttttaaaatctggttaCTGTGCTTTTCTGATTGCTGAATACAAAACGAGGGTTGCTATTATTCTAAATTTTATCAGACTTTTGGCCAAACTAAGATAttgtcttaatattttttttttacatgcagTTCAAATTAAATGAATGCTTTCCAGTCAAACTTCTCATTCTATAGAGAAGTATGAATTATCTCCTTAATATTTCTTAACACATAGTAAAATTAATTccctttgaaatttttattaaacctcaaaatatatttaaactcctcaaaagacaaacatttatttttccctgATATCATCATGCAGTTCAAAGCCCCAGCAAGGACCACAGCCAGAATTAATACAACATATGTCATTCATTTATGTATCctgtaataaaaataagaatatagaGAACAAAATACATGTTGCACTGAGATTCTGATCcagcacagagaacagatttcAATGCCTCATAATAGTCAGATTTTTCCATGGAAAACATAGATGCCTGTGGAATTATAAAAATCCTTCTTATGAAGTCTGTTCTCAAAATATCTTGACCAAATAAACTATCACAGGGAATTAGATCCAGTCTATAGAACTCCTCAGTGTATAACCCACTACATGTGGCACTCATATTTAAAACATGTCAGTAAATAACACTTGGAGACAGACTAACTCAACAATGCAAGATTCCGAACTGATGATTAGGGGTGAAAGCTATaatacagtaataaaaaaaattcaatctcAGGATATTTATGTCAGGCTCAAATCTAAAATTACCTTGTAGAAGTTTACATTGTCTTGAATAAaagcatataattaaataaagaataaagatagGTGATGATAAAGGGCAAGTTTACTAAATCACATTCCATACCAAAGATTATAAACTGGTATTTGAATTTACAAACCCAGCTCCATACTAATTATGAAGTTTAAAATGCTGAGGATGCCATAAGTAATTAGTTTGCATAGTCAAGGTTTAAATTACATGACACATCTCTTTTCAAACTAAAAGGTCAAGCTTCCAAATTTAATAGCATCTTTTCCCAATAATCAAAATTATCAGAGTACAAACACTGGCTTggccataacatcttacagaaaaactcaaatgaacgtTTTATACAAGCCAATACAATGAGTTTAGCTAATTAATTAGTTAACATCACTACTATTATGTAagagaaaaatttatattttgtgtaCTATAATTGGGTGGCTtgtaataagagaaaaagaatgacCCAAACACAAATTTCAAGACAGACTCTGgtaaaaagtttaaatatatgATAGAAAAAAGTTCTATGTAAATCAATTAAATCTATCCTAAGTTAGTTATTCCCCAAATAAATTGTCCATTTTGAATTATagcatacatatttttataacttgatTCAACATTCATTTCTTAACACATTACTGACCAgaggcattagtttctgcaaaaaatcccctggtcaataatgtgttaatagAACTATGATTTTAGTAAATATGAATAAACAATGAGGGTAAAATTCTATAGAAGATAAGATGATCTTTAAGTTCAGAAATGCGTTATATAGCtaggaaggagaaaagatatgtttagagagaaagagattttaaaaattcaagaccATCTTAAATATTATTGGAAATCATGAGATATTAACACATTCTGTATAAAAATgctacaaaatttttttaaaaaacaataataatcaaAGCTAGGTAAtatgtaataaaccataataagACATAGAAGTTGACCCCAATGTCTTCAAGACATTTTCAATTCCCATAACCCTTTAAAGTCAAATTAGGTAAAAGAGCCTCATGAGATTTCATTTGGGACAGGATCTTGGATCTTATCTGTGAGGTGGACTCTTTCAGTTTATTACTTAATATGATGATGTTTAGGTTTGGTAGTTAAGGAACGGATACTTAGAAAATAAGTTAAGGTGACTGGGGAAAAGAACAGTGGGGTCTGTGTAAAAGGAGACACTAGATAAcagtagctaacatttattgcatGTTTAATATGTGCCAGGAAGTGTTttaagtgctttatatatatCAACTCATATAATTTTCATCACAACCCTATCAGCTAGGTCCTATAATTCattacaaagattaaaaaactGAAGCACAAGAAATTAAGAATTTGTTCAATACCACCCTCAGCTAGTAAGTGGGAGAAAATACGGATCATgtagaaataaggaaaataagaataattCGGATTAAATGAATTAGAATTGAATCCATGCTGATGAACTCCCTATTGCCTAATACAATAATCAACATATTTCATTAAGTTTTCTCTCTGGAAACAAGATACTAAATCTGAGTCAGATATAGTCATCTACTGAGGGGGGGAAAACGAAAAAAACCTTTTGTGATATTAtgataaaagtattttatatacTTACTTACTACCTGCTTCTATACATTGTCAATACATGCAGGATCATTTATCAATGTGATATTTAATGACTGACTTTCTTGGAAATCTGGAGGCTTGTCAGTACACAGACTCCTAATTCTTTCATCTGTTTAAGAAGcaactataaaattattttatagttcCTCTAGTAGACATCTGGGTAAAATGCTGAATTGCCCATtgaattcagattttttaaaagtactttattcATTCCAGCACCTAgagataattaatatttatattttttctatatacaGACTACATTTTTTAGTAAGTTCTAAAGAATAACAAGGTCCCTAATCATTTAAAAGCTATACTGAGAacctccctggcggtccacttgttaa
The sequence above is drawn from the Dama dama isolate Ldn47 chromosome 3, ASM3311817v1, whole genome shotgun sequence genome and encodes:
- the RASSF9 gene encoding ras association domain-containing protein 9, with the translated sequence MAPFGRNLLKTRHKNRSPTKEMDSEEKEIVVWVCQEEKIVCGLTKRTTSADVIQALLEEHETTFGEKRFLLGKPSDYCIIEKWRGSERVLPPLTRILKLWKAWGDEQPNMQFVLVKADAFLPVPLWRTAEAKLVQNTEKLWELSPANYMKTLPPDKQKRIVRKTFRKLAKIKQDTVSQERDSMETLVHLIISQDHTINQQVKRMKELDLEIEKCEAKFHLDRVENNGENYVQDAYMMPSFNEVEQKLGLEYDERQILEDLRESDGIVQLEERLIYYRKLIDKLSAEIEKEVKSVCMEINEDAEGAAASELESSNLESVRCDLEKSMKAGLKIHSHLSGIQKEIKYSDSLLQMKAKEYELLAKEFNSLHISNADECELKETRGKESEVPTSNGVVSPFTQRIFNMYTNDTDSDTGISSNHSQDSETTAGDGVLLST